In the genome of Epinephelus fuscoguttatus linkage group LG4, E.fuscoguttatus.final_Chr_v1, the window acaagacgCCTCTGCCCCTCATTATCCGTGACTAAACCACTGGATCCTATTATCAGATCTTTATTGTGTAGGTTTAGTCACACCTTTTTTTAACCTCCATCCTTTGTACATCAGTGAGAACTGTCAGTGATGAGTCAGTGTCAGAGATTAAAATAGATAGTCTCAAAAACCTTGCCTTATTCTTCCATTTCTTCTACCTCTATGAAATCTGTTCAATTCTTCCAGGGTACACAGTTAAGTGGCTTCCTaataagactaaatctaaatgGACTTTATGCTCatatatcacacacacagtggtgcCCTCCAACAGAGGTCTCTTATCCAGCAAAAGTACCCTGCGGTTCATCATCACTGTTTTGCAATGGGGGGAGAGAAAGCTTTACACAGTCAGTTTAGGAGTTGTTTTCCAGCAGGACCAATCATTTAAAGAATAATGAGGGCGTTTTAAGCAGCTCCCAGGAACATAAATTTCACAGCCTGCTTCAGGATGTGTCCTGagtgtttgttttacaaaataaaagctgctaAATACTGGCCAAAATCAATGTGTACACTTCCAACAAATTCTACTCATATGGTGACCTATATATTGTTGGCAATATAATCCCTCAACAGCTTATGTAAGATATATATTTTGGTCATTTGACGTCACTGAAGTGAACAGATATAGTTagggccatttttgtgtcttcgTAAACATGCTAGCAAACCGGTGTTTCTAATGGTTTCATTGGTGTAACATGAGTGTAGTTAGTCCAGGAGGCTGTGACACGTCCTTACCTTCATCTCTTCTTCTTTATCCCATTCAATGTTCATCTTCCCGGCCTGCTAAATACCTTCAGTGAAGCAGTAACATCGATATCCTCCATTACTGTTTCCCTTTGGCGCCTGTTAGCGCAGCCACAGAGGAGGATCTCTGGCGCCCTCACCTGTCTCTATAGAGTACTGCAGTGTTGTAAACAGCATCACTGAGGGCAAAGTTTTAGTGGACTACAATTACCAGGGATAATAGATATAATTGGGTTTCAGATCAAACTACAGCGCACAGAGGGCTGGGAAATTACTGTACAAGGCAACTCATAAAATACTGAGCTTAACTGCAGTATAAAATCTGAAGAAGAGAGAGCTCCTGAGGAAATACAATTTTAATACAATGAgttaaaaaagagaaagtaGGGTAGACATAAAACGAGGGGAACTGGGGAAAATAGTCAAAGCCCATTTAAGATGTTAATACACTGCACGTCAGCAACCTCAGACTAACAGATTGTTTGCATTCCCAGCAATATGGATGTAATGTTTTCTACCTATTAATTAGGagtttatttcattatttcatttcattttctgacAAAGACAATCACGTCATTTAACAGTAAAAAGCCTGTTTAATTGCAGAATATATTGACAGTACAGTacagcaataaaaacactgcCATATTGCTCCTATTATACATGACTtacacagctgctgctcagcttaTTAATCAAAAACAGTAATACGGTACTTGTACAGTAATGATGAGAAACACAACATACAGACAGGCTCACAGAGCACTTTGCCCATCACTTTCCACTGACAGGTGGCTGTGTTAATTAAGAAATGCACAATATTACAATAATCAAAAGAGCAAGAACAAAGACACAGAGCATTCGATCCCTACGGTAGTGGCGTCCTCGTCACCGAGGCTAAAGGGACAAACTGGGCTGGAACGACTGGTCACACGGGGAGCAGAGATGCACAGCCACGAAGCCCACAgatgagaacaaaacaaaagataataaaaaccaaaaaaatatgGATTACTTTGTAAGTACACATTACATACATGACATGAAATGACTTGACGCTGTCCATGGTCACTCATTACTCTGAACTGGCCTTCATTCACCACATTACATCCTCTTTATTACTGTACCTCAGTACATGTATCACATGGGTGCTGTTGCATTTCACTACAAAGCTTCAGTTTGTAAATAAGGGCACCACAGCTGCTTCTTCGCAGCCCTCTTCTCCGTCAGCTACCGCAGAATCCTGGGAGCCGACCTGTCGTCAGTCACTGCCTTGCGGAGTCTCACCCCCCGGCGTATAGACACCAGCATATCCTTGTCCTCCTGGGTCGTAGAGGATGGCTCCTGGGGCACACACTGAGCCAGATCCCCTGGCAGTGGGCTGTGGAAAGGGAAGTGACCCTCACCGAGGGCGTGGGCGCTAGCTGCCAGCTCCCCTATCTTCTCAACCAGGCTGTGGCGGTTGGCAGCAAGCAGAGGGTCCTCCTCAGCACTGTGGGCGACCATGCCGGGTGCCTGCTGGGTGTAAACGGTCCTGTCagaccctcctcctccacagcccCATGTTGTGTCGGGAAGGCTCATCCGCTTTGGAGAACCCCTCATGTAGTCACAAGCAGCTGGGTCGTCACCATACAGAAACTCCTCGCTGCCTGCACGATGCTGGGATGGGCTAGCATACCCCGGTGAATCTGGCACTGTGGGGGTCTTAACTGGCACAATGGGTGGTCGGATGGGAATGGGGCCGGATGTGGACGGCGTGCGTCTCACTCCAGTTTTGGAGGATGGTGTCCGGCGAATGGTTGCCGTCCCCGAGGTGATgactccagagctgctgcccccTGCACCATTTGGAGTTCCCTGCAGAGTCTTACCTGCAGGCAGACCTGCTGTGCTGGCAGGCCTCTTGGTTTGGATCATGCGACGGTAGCTCTGAGCAATGTTACTGTGGCGTGGGATGGTGGAGGACTTGTCAAAGTCTGCCTGTCCTTCGCTGTCAGCATCCCCGTTGAGGGAGTAGCATTCATAATCAGAACCTAGAAGTGACAGTGAGTCATGAGCATCTATTTTTCCACTGAATAATAGAGAACACTGAAAACAGCCATGTTTTGAagagttattttgcagattttATACATCAGAACTTATCGCATACAGTAATTAGCACTGAAAGCAAATAGTATAGCAACTTTCCAAATTGCATAGGCGTAAAGATCAGAATTCAAATCAAGATCCCGTCAAAACcgcagagaaaaacaacaggACAATTCATAAATTCTGTGCTGTGTATGGATAATATATGTGCTTTACCCCTGGAGGAGTGTGTGGCTGTTAAGGGTGAGTGTTACCTTGTGAGGGTATGGTGTCCTCAGAGCAAGAGGGGGTGTTGGTCTGAGTGCTGTAGCCGCTGGAGTACTGCAGAGAGTCCCTGCTGCTCTTCTGCTGCTCCATACTCAAGCCTCTGGTCAGAACCATAGCTAGAGTACTGGCTGCTGGAGAGAGTGGCTCACCATGCTGaggcgcgcgcacacacacacacacacacacacacacacacacacacagatacagacaggGAAATACATTAAGattaacacacatttacatatgcAATTCACCGCACTACAATTCTCTAGGTGAACAAACGTATGTactgacatttacattttcactcCATGAGGACTTCGTACCTTGGCTGCAATGGTTCCCGGGCCCATTCTTGCTCGGTGTGGATCATCTGCTTGTATGCCAGAATACCCCAGCGGACTAGGCGGAGCTTCCAGTTCTCTCATCTTATCCATCGACTCCCTCCTACGCTGCAGAGTGCTGGCCAGTGACGGCTCACAGGATTTGGCCcagtcctgcagcagcagacggAACAATGAGACTGTCCTACAACTGCATGTCTCCAGTGTTTGCCTCCCAACAGTCGGGCAAGTCTGCTAAACACGGAAGCTGCTGATTTGACTCATGAACCGGTTAGATGCCAATGTAGATATGAGCAGATTACATCGAGCTGTGCAAGTGTTGTTAAATGATAGAGCTGTCTCAGTTTAGCACATCTTTGTGAGGAAAAGATTGCCAAACTGAGCTCAATGAGCAACAGCGAAATGGCGACAGAGAGGTTAATCTGTGCATGAAGGCAATAAAAAACAAGAAGCAAAGAAGCaacaaagtttttaaaaaagcaaacccAAAAGTAAAAttgcaaatgaaaacaaaccttCCAGCTAGGAACCTTTGATGTGGGTGAGGGGGTGTTGGATCCAGGGGAGTGGTTAAATGTGGGGGACGCAGGAAGTATGACAGAGAGAGGCCTGATGGTGCCAGTGTGAGAGAAAGCAGGGCGGAAGGTACCGAAGGATGAGCATGAGCCAAACTGCAAAACGGACAGACAAGTCTGAGTCAGAGTGCTCAACATCCATGAATAGTCCACGTCAAACCGCATTGCAGCTGTGAAGCAGAGCCCACGGGCCTCTTTAATCTATAGATAACAATGAGTGAAATGCACAGCACATCgcgctcgtgtgtgtgtgtgtgtgtgtgtgtgtgtgtgtgtgtccaataAGGCAAGTAGTTTGGTGAGATGCTTGCAGTACTAACCGCTGTGGGAGAGTTGCACTCGCTGACAGACTGGCAGGTTTCTGAAGCCTCAGAGGAGGCTGAGCTTGTTGATTTCTGGGAAAGGGGAGATGGGAGTAAAAACAGTGGAGGGGAAAAAGGAAATGAGAGAGAAAGGTAGGTGTGAGAGATGAGAGGTGCACAGGAAAAGGGTTATAGTTGGAGAAGAGTATTGATGAGCTTTAGGAGGAGTGAGGTATTTTGGTCTCCGAGGGGATCTACAGACCGTAGCCTAGATCAGAAATAAAGTAGCCCGTAAGATCATTTATTCAGAAAAGAACATTGCATCAGTTGGTGTGCTGAGTGTGCTCTGTACACTACACTCTGTTCAGACCGTGAGAGCCTGAATAACTTTATCAGTCCGGTGGGATAAAAATTCAACATTTGCAACACAGAAAGCTCTATTGCAGCAAAAACGAAAAAGCTCTGACTGGGTTTGGTGGTCGAGCTACAGAGCGCTTATTGAGACATATGGGTTTTTGTCTGAAACGCGAACATGACAAGATTGAAGGTGCCAGGTGGGAAAGAATCACtgttaaacagaaaaaattgGTGTAGATCTACTGTGACAAGAAAGTGGTGCAGTTTCTCTGTCCTCCTGCCCTGCAGCATTACTGCCTGAGGAGTCTCTGGAGCTAACAAGTCTGCTTTGTGCCTTGTTGCCTCCGTAAAATCCCTCAGTTCTCCCTGATCAAAGAATAAACTCCAGTGTTTTGGGTGAGACTGCTACCTGGCTGGCGATGTCAGAGGGCATGGGTGACGGAGGCTTTGAGTGGGTGTTGGCGTCCTGGGATACGAAGCCTGAGTCATGGGAGGATACGCTGCTGAGCCGATGAGCTCCTGCCGAGGGCATCTGGAGGAGGCTGTTGACAGGAAATTACATCAGAATATGGAAGATTTACAAGATTTTTAtgactaaataaaacaaaagcagcggcaaaaatgcttcaaagcgggcgtccacaaaccaatgggtgatatCTCAGTAGCAGTGTCCAATATTTTATACAGTGTAGGGTACCCATTTACTGTGtcataattaaattattaatcattaataatttagccttttgtttttgtatactgaaggattttgttttgtttattgagCAATGACTTTTCCACGCCACTTTAAAGTAACAGTGTTTGGGATttggtgccatctagtggtgaggttgtagattgcaaccagctgaataATCCTCTGCTTACTCCTCCCTTTCCATGTGTGTAGAGAACCTACAGTGGCTTTCACTTTAACGTTAAAAACAGGAAAGGTCCTCTCTACATATCCTCTCTAGGTGTGAAGGGCTCTTTTTGAGCTAACAAAAGCACAACGATTCTTAGTTTCCGTAGATTGTAAACTAATTACGTATATTATATTCCATAGCTGCAAATCGATTGCCATAAATCCTatacactgctcctttaaatctTATCAGGCAAAACAAAGTGAAGAGGTGTATTGAATTTCAGCACTCTCCAGCTGAGAGCAGAGTACACTGTCAATACTAAATGCATTATGAGGCGCAAGGGAGTTTTACCTTTTTAGTAAAGGAGATAAATCATCCATgtcaaaattaaaatacaatcaACTGTACAACTGAACACAGTGACAGCCTACAATGGGCGGGGCAAAGTCTTTCCTGTGGGCCAGCCTGCTGCAAGCACACAGCTACTGACCCAACATCTGGCCTCACAGGGACCTCTTTTTCTTTGGAAGGGTGTCTGCCGTCGCTACCGTCAGTTCACGACAGCAATTATAAGGTCCACCTATGGTCAGATTGGCTGTTTCATTTAGACATGCATGATGCACCTCTTCATGACAGTGCTTTGCATTAGTACACACAGGTCattgctgctctctgctggacAACACTGCAATGCAATACAccttttcactttgttttctgtgttttttattcAATTATGACACTGTACGTTCATAGATAAAAAGGAAATACACATTACAATGCATATTTTATTTCACCCTTTCCCCTTGTTTCATTTGGGCATCATCAATCTTCCATAAAGACACACAGTTTGCACATAAAACAGGACTGCGATCACGTTTCTGGCATTTTCCCCCTTTTATTCCGCTCTGAAACTTGTTACGGGCAGATTTATGTGTAGGCCATGGCAAAAAGGAgaacaaaaaactaaatgaaaaattGATCACAAAAGCTGAGAACATGAAGGCAGCGTGATGTGAAAATTCTAAATGATGCCATTCTTCTAATTTTTTGTGCATCAAAGAGCATCCAAAAGTTATCCCTTCTTTGATTCTGCTTTCCCTCTGAGCATTAACAGCTGTCTTTGTGCTTTTTGTCTCCTGGTTGTCATTCTCTCTTAGCGTTGCTTCTCTTTATCACCCACGCATCTGAGAATATGCAACTTGTGCTTCTCACCTTCCCTCTGTACTGCTctcacacacctcctcctccccctctccctctggaATATATCTGAAGTTATCACTTCTCCTTAATCTTTGTCCTCTAGGATGACACTTAAGGAGGAGCGCCAAATTAaatatgacaaattaaaaataattcattACTAGACGCtatccttttcctctttttttcactCTCATCTGTGCTGTTAagaagtgtttttctttcactctgCTACCAAGACCTTTGTCTCTCGATCACAAGTTTTTTTCCCACATATCACTAAAATTCCTTTTACACCAATCTTGTGATTTTCATTTTCCACCCACAGCTGAATCTTGACAAGTTTCTCTCCATGCAGAGAAAATTCTATGACCTTCAGTTTATCAAAAACCTTGTACAGACTCAGTGGATAAACTGAAACGTCAACAGCAGTCAAGTTCAGGCCAAGGCTGTTCCTCCAAGTTTCATATGGGAGATTTTAGTTTTTCAAGGACTAGTCGACTGCCATAAAAAACATCACACTAACTGTGATTTAAAGCCTGAATCTGTGTTAAAATTAGTCAAACAGGCAGTGTCTGCCTTGTGAATAAATATAGAGCACTAAAAATAGGCTGCGGTGTTAAAAGCAGGGAGGCTGTGTTAGGAACTGTAACACCAAAGCAAGGTGATGACTTGTGATAACAAGGATTGACGTTGCTTTAATTTAGTGCTACAAGGGTTTATTTGTGAATTAAAGCTTGTCTCCTGACCTAGACAAAACCTTTGACCCACATTTGCAGACAAATTCTGAACCATCACTATTAGACTTACAAATATGTGAATTTTGGTTCTCGTGCGAGGCTCATGGCTGTCAGGCTGTAGTGTTTCACAGCTTTGGTGCTAATCTGGCTGTAAGAAGCTTGAGGACTGCAAATCTGCCAGGAGCAAGAGCTGAGAAGCTGGCAGGATGTGTCATGTTCTGCATGTCGACTGTCACTGATAGTCTGGCTGCGTggtgtggggtgggggggtggggggtcaCCTGCTTGCGTATTCATGACAACCTTTAATATTTCATTCCTTCGCTAGTGTAGATGAGTTGAAATCAAGAACGTGCATGCATGTTTACTCAAAACAGCATGACAGCTGagatacagtgtgaataaaatCCAACATTAACAACACATCTGACACGGcgcacaaaacaaaacacagagcaacaaggtgtgtgtagatgtgtgtgtgtgtgtgtgtgtgtgtgtgtgtgtgtgttattaggCTGTACCTGCACATGCTGCTCTTCCTGGAGCCGGTGCTGCtgggggaggaagggggggtCTGGTAGGACCAGCTATAGTCAGAGCCTTTTAGGTCTCGGATCACCTGCGGCGACACATAAACATATTGTGATGATCAGGGGttgaatgtaactaagtacattcagtcaagtactgtacttaagtgcaaatttggggtacttttattttacttgagtattttaatcTCATGCCACTTCCTACTTCTACCCCACTACTATTGTGATAATGGTTCCAGCTTTTCAAATATGATtacttgctgcttttccttttggtgattttaattattttgatttcTTAAACTGATTTAAAGTCTTTCTGCATCAAAACTTAAATACATGTCCATGATTGTTCTTACATACCTTTACCTAAGTATCATTTTCAATGCAGGGCTTTTACTAGTAACAGAACTGTTTTACAGTGTCCAATCAGTACTagtaaaatatctgaatacGTTCCTCCACCACTGGTGATGATAAAGGGAAAACAATAGAAATGGGCAGCATCACTTTTACACAATAAAGGGAGGAACTTTTAACAAATTACTGCTAATTACAACATGTTTCGTCATTCGCCctgcaaaaagttttttttcaagCTGTGCTGAGGggataaatgtgttttgaataagTCAGATTAGTCATGTTGTGGGGAAACTAATACAAAGGGtatgtcatttcattttcaggGAAGGTTATATAATTTcttaaaacagctgggcactgtaacTTTAAGCAAATGTGACTCATTAAGGAGGAAATGGTGCATGTTTTAGGGACTATTTTTACTGGCGAATTGATACACATGTAGTCTTCTTAGGAGTATCTACAGCAGATGGACAAAGTATGCAGGGtcaactcaaaataaactacagtgatTGATCCAAGTAACCCAGCCATCTCTGGGCTGGATGTCAGACAATAGATGCACCAGCGGCATCATTAGAATCAGCAGGATTACACCTCCGTTACCTGCTCACTGGCTGGCGGCAGCTTGTGTGGGTCTTCAGTCAGCATAGTGAGGTCATCAACAATGGGCTGTAAATGTGTTATCTCTCCCAGCATGGCGATCTCTACATTCTGGAGGGAAAAACGTGTTGGATCAAATTACAGCTACCACATCAGCAGCAAGAGCATGTAAAACATCTATTCTAACCCACAACTGTTAGGTGAACAAAGGCTATATGTTCCTCACCACCACAGGCTGCAGCAGGTTTATAAATGTACAGTAACGTCCCCTCTCTTCCAGGAGGGCTCTGCGCACTGCCTGCTTCTCCGTCTCCTCCATCAGCAGGTACAAGTCACTGACATCCTGCATGGCGCTGTCCAGCTGGGGCCGCAGGTTACCTCGGCCTGTGCGAGGCAAGGCAAGggtgcagagacacagaggagaggaagggaggatgAAGCACACGAGGAGAGCGGTAGAGTGGGAGTAAAGATagaca includes:
- the mtss1la gene encoding MTSS I-BAR domain containing 2a isoform X2, which translates into the protein MESVEKECGALGGLFQAIVNDMKSSYPVWEDFSAKATKLHSQLRTTILAAVAFLDAFQKVADMATNSRGATRDVGSALTRMCMRHRSIEAKLRHFTNALMEGLVTPLQDRIEEWKKTANQLDKDHAKEYKRSRQEIKRKSLDTIKLQKKARKGRGNLRPQLDSAMQDVSDLYLLMEETEKQAVRRALLEERGRYCTFINLLQPVVNVEIAMLGEITHLQPIVDDLTMLTEDPHKLPPASEQVIRDLKGSDYSWSYQTPPSSPSSTGSRKSSMCSLLQMPSAGAHRLSSVSSHDSGFVSQDANTHSKPPSPMPSDIASQKSTSSASSEASETCQSVSECNSPTADWAKSCEPSLASTLQRRRESMDKMRELEAPPSPLGYSGIQADDPHRARMGPGTIAAKHGEPLSPAASTLAMVLTRGLSMEQQKSSRDSLQYSSGYSTQTNTPSCSEDTIPSQGSDYECYSLNGDADSEGQADFDKSSTIPRHSNIAQSYRRMIQTKRPASTAGLPAGKTLQGTPNGAGGSSSGVITSGTATIRRTPSSKTGVRRTPSTSGPIPIRPPIVPVKTPTVPDSPGYASPSQHRAGSEEFLYGDDPAACDYMRGSPKRMSLPDTTWGCGGGGSDRTVYTQQAPGMVAHSAEEDPLLAANRHSLVEKIGELAASAHALGEGHFPFHSPLPGDLAQCVPQEPSSTTQEDKDMLVSIRRGVRLRKAVTDDRSAPRILR
- the mtss1la gene encoding MTSS I-BAR domain containing 2a isoform X1, translated to MESVEKECGALGGLFQAIVNDMKSSYPVWEDFSAKATKLHSQLRTTILAAVAFLDAFQKVADMATNSRGATRDVGSALTRMCMRHRSIEAKLRHFTNALMEGLVTPLQDRIEEWKKTANQLDKDHAKEYKRSRQEIKRKSLDTIKLQKKARKGRGNLRPQLDSAMQDVSDLYLLMEETEKQAVRRALLEERGRYCTFINLLQPVVNVEIAMLGEITHLQPIVDDLTMLTEDPHKLPPASEQVIRDLKGSDYSWSYQTPPSSPSSTGSRKSSMCSLLQMPSAGAHRLSSVSSHDSGFVSQDANTHSKPPSPMPSDIASQKSTSSASSEASETCQSVSECNSPTAFGSCSSFGTFRPAFSHTGTIRPLSVILPASPTFNHSPGSNTPSPTSKVPSWKDWAKSCEPSLASTLQRRRESMDKMRELEAPPSPLGYSGIQADDPHRARMGPGTIAAKHGEPLSPAASTLAMVLTRGLSMEQQKSSRDSLQYSSGYSTQTNTPSCSEDTIPSQGSDYECYSLNGDADSEGQADFDKSSTIPRHSNIAQSYRRMIQTKRPASTAGLPAGKTLQGTPNGAGGSSSGVITSGTATIRRTPSSKTGVRRTPSTSGPIPIRPPIVPVKTPTVPDSPGYASPSQHRAGSEEFLYGDDPAACDYMRGSPKRMSLPDTTWGCGGGGSDRTVYTQQAPGMVAHSAEEDPLLAANRHSLVEKIGELAASAHALGEGHFPFHSPLPGDLAQCVPQEPSSTTQEDKDMLVSIRRGVRLRKAVTDDRSAPRILR